In the Castor canadensis chromosome 1, mCasCan1.hap1v2, whole genome shotgun sequence genome, ttctgtgtcttctcatagtctttatttttcatgtcttgaaattttttgagtgcctgTTATAAGTTtaggttaaccatgtctagtaacatcttcatTAAATACTGCATGATTACTtgtggatttcttctttgaggatgttcttgtggacattgttgggttccttggcatcatttatctttgttttgtttgagtctggaactggatatctttttcttcatttccctctgagtcctgtattaaattatttttgaggagGAAAAcaatttccatccctttttcttcttcccaccactctacttggtactgtgctacaatgttcttgataggctcgatggtggtttcaaccacctgtttcctttcccttagtttaattttgttttgtggctttattgggtttttagctgagtgtgtgtgtgctagcTGTCCCTGGCCTGGGTGTGATTTAGTAggaactaattcacaataataaaactaaaaagaaaaaaaccaaagaaatcaatgaggagagatgaataaaaaagaagaaacaaaacaaacaaacaaacaaacaaacaaaaactccaggttcaggaacagtagaatttcagccTTACTTtctgttctggtgttactcctgcACAtacagtcctggtgttggtatttaagcagaagctctgttgtagtctcaccaagtggttggcctgtgggtagtgtttttttcttctgtcttttagcAGAAagtgcttggtcagctcctccccaggaggtgtggcagtttaagccTGCATGCTATCCTCAGGTTCAGGAGTTCAGCTCTGCAGTTTACCCGCtgttctgctttggagttggctttttatgtgcttgtttactaggggcttgtTTCATTGCATTGCCCCCTTTCCCTGGGGCAGGGTCAGTGATTTGTCAGCCGGCCTCCTGCTGTCAGAGTGTTCTGATAGTTCACTGTTTGttcctcaactctgctgaacCAtctgactttgggtgctgctcactggctcaggagatgagctttgttgtCTGCTTTCTGTCCTActtcagtactgctaaaaatggaaagaaatacataaatcttTTGGGAGACTATTGGTGAACCTGACAGACTGTGCCATGTCAATGAAAGcatatattattttgaaattttagcataaattcaaaataattctaaaataaaatgatcaaaataataattacaaattatTCTAACAGGAGAAATTTCACCACAAATAAGAAATGAATATTTCTGTTAAACTATACTGTTCCACAAGTACCAAAATGACCATCTTACAAATTCACATTCAAGGATGTTGAGGTCTTCTATTGGCTAGTGATGACAAGGAACCAAAATCTAGTGTTTAGGTTGGTGTAATATTGAGCTCCCCAAACATCAGTAGTAAAAGCAAGAATATAGTACACTACTCCAGGATATTGACTGCACCCTGTTTTCTACTAACAAGTAGTATCATGTGTATATTCTACATgatatttaaaatcttttcaaataGTTATATAAGTTGTGTACATGTGgcaatatttaaattatataactaTCTGAAAAGGATATGGAACCTTCAGTGATTTTCAtacttaatattattatttactaAGTGGTTTTTATTTGATGTGTCACTTGCCATTTTTGAGACATCACTTCTAAGTAAAAACTCAGAATGTTTCACAAGATTTACTCAATGTAATTTTGAGGAAGTGGTTTTGTCTATCCTGAGGAGTATGAGAACTGAGAGAAGATGTAGATAAAATGTCTGAGAATGTATAAAATTAGCCGTGTCTCTGGAAATGCTTGGCACATTTTTCTAGAAGGCTCATCTCCTCAAGACTATTATCATCAATGGTTTAAAGGTCAACATGCCGGTGAAATTGAAGTCAAAGCTTAATTATTATCTCATTCATTTACCAAATATTTGTTGCCTATCTACTATGAAACACAAATCTCTTCAGATACTGGTGATCATGTTAAAATAAAACAGTTAAAATCAGTGTTCTCATGAAGTCTACATTCTAGttggagaagaaacaaataagaaaaaaaatacaaaaaaatatacAGTAAATGTTCATAGGATGAATGATATAGGATGAGGTACCAATGTGTGGTAAGTAGAGAGTAACAAGCCTATAAAGGTGGTTCAGGAAAGGATAGAAAGACTTGAAAGCAATGACAGTATTCCTCACTGAGAATATCCAGTACAAAGGACCTGATGCAGGAGCATGGTTGGAATTGTCAAACATTATCAATAAAATCAGTGAGGATCAATTGAAGTATAAGATTGCAGAAGTGACAATACATAATGTAAATCAAATAAAGTGGAAAAGAGTGGCTCACAATAATAGTTTCAAAGCACTTGAAGAAAAAATGCAAAGCATTATTGGTTTTCtgtgaaatttttaaatacactGAAATATTGTAGTAATATATGAatggaataaaaatgattatCCCTTATTTAATTTGGCAACCTagctatttttatccttttgaaaATTAGAACATGAACATGGTactagaaattttaatttatgtgaTATGCCAGATTTATGTCTCTCTCAGTAAAATGTGGAAAAAGCATATTCTTTTCAATTAATAGTATACcatatttttcttcaagttagtaTTCTTAGAATAgtaggaaacagaaaataaaatgattacataaaaacttatattctaattcCCAAATTTACTATAAAGTTCTGATTCCTAAATTTTACTCTATTAGTCAGGGTTCCCTAGTGAAACAGAATCAATATGATGTTTATagacataaaaaattaaatttgttatGGGTATGATTTTATGTGACTACAGAACACAAAATGACCCATGACACTTTATCTACAAGCTGGACAACAAGGAAGGCAGGTGGTGTAATTCATTTTGGCACTAAATGACCTGAGAGCCAGGGTGACAATGTGTGAGTACTATTTATCTTGGAGATTCAGGGCCAGAGAGCCAGTAGTTCTAATatccaagagagaaagaaagagaaagagagaggatagAAAGGTCATctcatataaaaaagaaaaggaggggtaGAGCTAATCATTTACACACTTTTTTATTCTATTCAGATGAGGACTCAATACATTTAATGAAGGCCAACCACATTAATGAGGGAAGACCTTGTAAGGAACTCCCAGATCAAACAGAACTCTCTTTTAGAAATATCTACACAGATGcacacaaaaattatttaaaacttatctGAGTCTCCCTTAATCCAGCCAAGTTAACACATAAAAGTAACTACATTAAGCATCCCAAATCCATATCATTTAGGCAAAATTGCCACACCAATTTATATGCACCCTCACAGGACACCTGTATACACCATTTCAGTTCATGTGCTTTTTTATGTTCCTGCTTGCATACATTTGTGATTCCATTCGTGGAAAGTGATGGAATACAGAAAGATCATTAATAAGTTTTTTCACAAGTGCACACAATGATAACACAGATGTTTTCACTGAAGTCTCATGATTATGGacataatgttattttttttatagaCAATgaactattattattttagtatcTTGAATCACAAGATTTACAATATGTCTCAGTACAGAGAAAAACTGGGAGGAATTGATTAAGGTATTATACATcccaaaaagttaaaataaaaatcaaatattattttgCCTTGAAAACAATCTTTTTGAATGCATTCTTAACTTCCTTGTTCCTGAGGCTGTAGACCACAGGGTTCAGCATGGGGATGACCATAGTATAAAACACAGATGTGATCTTGTCAGTGTCCATGGAATGCCTGGAGCTGGgctgtaaatacatgaaaatcatAGTCCCATAGAAAACAGTGACTGCAGTGaaatgggaggcacaggtagataCAGCCTTGCCATGTCCCTCAGTTGACTGCATCTTTAGAATTGTGATAAAAATAATTGCATAGGATACTAAGATTACTAGGAGAGCAAAAGACATATTAAAGCTGGCTACATTAATAAGAACTAGTTCATTAGCATGTCTATCAGAGCAAGATAGAGCCATGATTGCTAGaacatcacagaaaaagtggtGGATCACATTGGAGTTACAGAAGGAGAGACTTAGCGTGTTCACAGTGTAAATACAGGCATTGAGGAAACCACAAACATAGCACCCAATTATTAGCCATGTACACACACTTGTTGTCATAATGGTGGAGTAATGCAAAGGCTTACACACTGCTGCACAACGATCATAGGCCATTGAAGCCAAGAGGTAGTTTTCCACTGTAGCAAAGGCTGTAAAAACAAACATCTGAGTTGCACAAGCATTGTAGGACATGACCTTGTCTTCCATAAGGAGTCCAGCCATGACCTTTGGAGTGATAGCAGAAGAGTAACAAAAATCCACTAGAGATAAGTTACCAAGGAAAATGTACATGGGAGTATGAAGATGAGAGTCCACAAGAATCAACAGGACCATCCCCAGGTTTCCAACCAGAGTGATGACATAGATGAGGAGGAAGGTGATAAAGAGGGGGTCCTGAAGGTGTGGGTCACTGGTCAGTCCCAGCAGGATGAAATTTGTTACTTCTGTTCTGTTCTCCATCAATGTTACCTGTGAAATTGTTTGGTAGcctcaagaaaaggaaaattgataataaagaaatttaagtTGGAAATCATAAGTACAatgtatattttctcttattaatgATACTTGCTTTGAGATTCTTTCAGGAAAGTTATGGGTTTGATAACCAAAATTGTTGCTTTAATTATAAAGAAGGTTGTTATGCACTATcaaatcttttctttgtttctttttaaattttattttatcattctacatttacttacatgtgtatacattatttgggccacctctctcctcccacctgcCTTGGGgcagaatttttctttgtttttggtgataaaagtagttgaacttagggcttcatgcgtgctaggcaggcactgtaccaatTGAGCTATGCACCAATCCtgtttgcttagttatttttcaaattgaggCTCACTTTGTGTGCAGGCTGGtctagactgtgattctcctatttatgttctttatgtagctgggatgacaggtacatgccaccaagCCCATATTGGTAGATATGGGGTGGTCTCATAaatgttttgctctggttgtccTTGAACTCTAATCCTCTTCTTCTctacatcccaagtagctagaattacaggcttaagccaccacaTTGGGCCATGAGATGCTTCATctaccaaattttaaaattttacacatttttgaGGTAAGATGTATCAAATTTAGTAACTTCATGAAAATGACTTGTTTTTGAATCTCTCTTCCAATTCACTTTTCCTGAGCTCAGTAAATGCTGTCATCCCATGTTGCTTAGTTGTCAAAAACTACTATAGGCACTTTAGATGTTTATTCATTGTTTCCTATCAACAATATTGTGATTTAAATGCTTGCTACATTGATGTAAACTATGAAGCACGATTCATACTCACAGAACAATAATTGTTACATTCATCTGTCCTTGACCCATGCCAACCTTTATCCCATGATAATTCTTTCTATTGTGCTAAAAGGAATTTATATGATATTGAATTTAACTCAATTTATAAACATTGCTTCCcggttttgtttcttctcactCTTGGTGATGTCATGGTGAATTGAATGATTCATTAGGTAATAATTTAACCTTTGTTCACTATAGGTTTGTCTCTCATTACAGGTaaatcaaacaaacaagcaaaaatgtatcATTGAAACAATTCCTCTTTCAAACATTAAAGAGTCTGGAATTAATGAACAAGCTCTGAGCTGTCGGTAAACTTTTTCTCACACCCCCATGCTGATTAATAACAGTGCAtccatatgtatttaaaatgatGTGACTAAAACATAAACTTATCAGTAGTTTGAAAGAGAGCTTACCTCTTGAATCTATATAGAATAACTTTAAGAATAATAAATGTGGTAGGTTAATAGGAGTGAGTATTGGTATGGTAATCAACCTCCAGGGGCAATTCTGCATGAAGGTATATCATGAGATAGAAATTATGTTCTTAGACAAGTTGCATGTAAGGCATCACACAACTATGGGTTATTGGTTCTAATCTATCCCTGAGCAAAATATAACCAGTTGCAAAATGTAGACAATAATGAGACCTATGTTGAGGTTTGTTGTGAGAAATAAGatcattcaaaaagaaaatataatgctGATGAGTGCTAGCTATTAGGATGAGAAGACAGACTTTATTTTGATTTATCAATGTGGACGCTAACATTCAGGGGTTCAACTGGTGTTGAGCTGGAAATCTTGACACTTCGCATTCCAGTTCACCCTTTCTCCTGCAGTATGGCCACTGAGATTATATAGGCTTCCCCATGTTTCTCAAATTGCTGGTCCTGCAATTTCATAATTCCATTATTTTAGAAGATTTTCTTCCTTGCAATTTATAGTTTAGTTTGGATAAGTTGGTCTactgttttaaaatacattctttctCTCATTACTGTCATATCATAGCCAAATCACAGAGATCCAGGGTTTAAACTTCCTAAAGTATGAGCTGTCTTGAGTTCACAGATCTGTTATGGTGGCAAGTTCCATGATGTAAAGTATTGCACTTGAGTGTTTTCTTTGTATAGGAGCAGTACgttaaattgtttaaaaactttaaaaaatattttttggtgtGAAACCTTTGGAAGCATATTCATACTAAACTAATTACAattcctttccatcattctcctaagCCTTTGAAAATTTATGAGTCTGCCCGTTGAAGCCATGACAGTTACCCATCTTAAAATACATGGCAATTTCTAGCATATACTGTGCTCCACAGGTGGTGATGGGGGTTTACATGCaaatggtgtttgtgtgtgtgcgtgtctgtgtgtgcacacacatgaacacGTTTATGTGTAAGATGGATAGTATTATTGTTCTTTATAAATAGGGAAACTGAGAATTGAGAAATTATGTGATGCTCTAATTTTATGCAATTAGTATGagaaaaaattataattcaaGACTTAAAATCACCTTCTAAGAATAAGCATATGACAATAATTTAAGTGTCAAATTGCAGCTTAGAAAATGTCAATTGACTTAGGATCTTTGCATTTTGAAGAAGAATCATATCATTATTCTgggatttttgcttttgaaataaaatacatagtaaacacagtaaaaattacaaataaatcaaAGTACCATGAATTCAATTTCATTCACACTTTGGGGAAAAAGCATAATTTATCATAAGTCACCAAATTCTATGATTGACTCTATTTGTTCCTCAGACTAAGCTcatcattttagaaatattttaaaacatctcttTTGATTTTCCAATACCTACTAGGAGGTATGGGTAGTTCATTTCTTTTGCATGAATTACACATCttactgaaatatttataaaatacagaagCTTACCAGTTTTTTGGTAGAGAAATAAAAGTCCAGAATAGTCAATCTGAAATCATAAAATTAGCCATAGAATGTTGCATAAGTACTCTTTAGAGGAGTTCCCTCTCAGGTAGTGGTGAGATTTTCCCAACTTCTATAACTCatagaaaaatggaggaaaatatgTTATTGTAGATAAAATTCTGAATCTAACAGGAATTCCTTCTCTGCCCTTGGAAGAATTCCTTGACACCTTGTTATAGGTAAGGAAAAATGCTAAGAGTATCTCTCTCATATCATTCACAGATTGCATCTGTAAATGACAAATAAGAAAAGTCTACAAAGCATGTCATGAAAGAAGATCATTTTAAAGTCAGAGAATGCTATTTTTATCTTTGAGTGTCTTCCCTGACCTAGATGAAGGCTCATAACCCTACTCAGTCCAGAAGAAGGCATATGTGTACTAACCGTGATTATCACTCAGATAATTAACAATGTCCAATGGTGCATGGCATGTGATATGTTCCTTCTAAAATAGCTACATTTGGGATTTGTGAGATTTTGGAGGGTGGTACTAGAGATCTGGAGAGAAACATAGACTTGGAGTGCTCTGgatattttcctgtgagaatacCTACAGCTCTTCATTCTTTATTCCACGAGAAAAAGCAATTAACTCACCTACAGGGATCACACTAGTgactatttttaattaaaatattgtaaCTGAAGAAATAGTAATGAAATTATTGAGGATGGACTAAAAGACTACAGACATGACAATAAGGAGTGTAACCCAAATAAAGTAGAGAATGAATGGTACTCATTAGTAATTTCAAAGAATTTGAAGAAAGATAAGTTTATACCATTTTTGGTTTCTCAGTGCAAATTTAAATACTTTGAAATATTGTAGTGTAATATTACATGAATGCAATGaaaatcattttccctttttaaatatGATGCTCTAGTGATTTtacttctatgaaaattacaacaggaACACATTGtttgtataaatataaattaatatgagTTGCCAgatatacatatttttcattaaaatgaggaaagaagcaCATATTTCCAATTAATAATatatcatgattttcttcaagttaGTACTCTTATAATagcaagaaaattaataaatatattgtatgtaaatttacattttaataccAGAACCAGTAGCACTAATGTCTAAGACAGATAATGCAGATGGACATCTCAcataaagaagagaaggaaggttgGAATTTATCCTTTGCACACTTTGAGCACTTAATGGATTGGATGATGGCCACTGACTTGATGAGGGAAGTCCTTCCTTAGTAAGTTTACTGTATCAAATAGAATTATCTTATGGAAATATCTACATGGAGACACATACAAATATGTTTTGTACCTTTCCAGCTATGATTTAATACAATTAACATAACATGTGAAAGTAACTACCACAAGAAGTCCAGATAGATATATTTTTGGCACACCAAATAATGTGTCCTCATAGGACACCTGATATACCTCTTTTGCTCTTGGTCTTTTGTTTTGTACTTGCTTACATACATTTGCATTGACATGTTATAGAAATATGTGTATGGAAAATATTTGAATGCATCAATACAGTTAATAAGAGTTTTCACAAGCAGTCCCATAGTTACCACAGATATTCATGTTTAGGTATTATATTTATGGGCATAATATCATTTTTATGGACAAAAACCATTATAAAGGTAAACATCTTGAATTCAgtgtagatttttaaatattacatgaatatttaaaaattaaatatacaattAAGAGCTAAGAGGAAGTAATCCAGGTATTGTGCATCccaaaaacttaaaacaaaatttataaaggTTATTTTGCCTTTTGACttccttgttcctcaggctgtagaccACAGGGTTCAGCATGGGGATGACCATTGTATAAAACACAGATGCAATTTTGTCAGTGTCCACGGAATGACTGGAACTTGGCTGTAAATACGTGAAGATAAGAGTCCCATAGAAAATGGAGATGGCAGTGAagtgggaggcacaggtggaTATAGCCTTCCAATGCTCTGCATCTGGATGCATCTTTAGGATTGTGATTAAAATGGTTGTATAGGATATTAAGATTACTAAGAGAGCAAAAAATATATTGAAGCAGGCTACATTAATAAGAACCAGTCCATTAACATGTCTATCAGAGCAAGATAGGGCCATGACTGCTAGAACATCACAGAAAAAATGAGGAACCACATTTAACTTATAGAAGGATAGACTTAGCTTGTTCCCAGTGTAAACGCAGCCATTGAGGATACCACAAACATAGCAGGTTACGATCGGTGATACTTGTTGCCATGGTTGTGTTATAGTGTAGGGGTTTACACACTGCTGCATCGTGATCATAAGTCATTAGGGCCAGGAGGTAATATAGGGgtctactttcatttttctacatatggatatctcATTCTGCCAGTACTACATATTGAAATGACTGTCCTTTTCCTAATGTTTGTTCTTAGCAATTTTGTCAAAACTCAATTGGCCATGCATTTGTCAATTTACTTTTAGGTTATTTGTTCCTCTTCTGTATGTGTCAGCATTTATGACAATACCATGTTGTTTGGCTTACTGCACCTTTTATAGTCAGGTAGTTTAATATCTACCATTGTGTTCTTTTCTCTCAAGATATCTTTAGATATTTGTGGGGTTTtgtcttaaataaaattttagaattctATTTCCTAGATGTGTGAgggttgtcatttttattttgatagacATTGCATTGAATCTTTACATTGCTTTGGGTGGGaatgaacattttaacaatattgagtcttctaaGTCATATACAAAAGATGCCtttacatttttgtatatatttttcaatttttaataaatttttataattttcattgtagaaatcttTTGATTTTTGGCAATAGTTTCCCTGTGTTTGAAACAATGATATATGaatttgctttcttaatttctatttcagatCAATCACTAATGGAATGTGGCAATGTAACTGATTTTCATGTGCCCATTTGATATCCTGCAAATATCAAATTCATTTGTTAGtacttttggaagaaattttagttttctgcacCAACATTGCTTCTTCTTCAAATAGTGAAaacttcactttcttcattttctaatacAGATATGCTTACTTGTATCTCTTATCTAATAGTTATGGCTGGGGCTTCCATTATTATgaggtgggcatccttgtcttgtttcaAAGAAAAATCTATTAGTGTTTGTTCATTCTGTATAATGTTAGCTATTGGCTAATTATAAGtgccctttattatgttgaattgttttccttatatttctattttttagcGATTATTTAATATGAACAAATGTTAAATTTTCCTAAATATATTTGTACGTGTTTCAGGTGGTCATATTGTTTATGTTCTTTTTGTTCTACATGTTTTATATCATTTTGGTATCCctggaataaatcccacttgacCATGGAGAATAATCTTCATTATATGTTCTTGAATTCAGTTTACAGTTGGGCTACACTAATAGCTCCCTTGTTTTATGTGTGGGGTCTGGATAACTTTGTCAGGACtgttcttgaacttgtgatccaaCTGCCTaggcctcccaagtacctgggaatAGAGGCACGTATTACCAAGCCCAGCTTTccattcagatttcttttttgatctttGTTTCTTGGGTAGGTTGTTTGATTTCCATTTTGAAGTGCTAGTAACTTAACATGAttgcaaaaacagaaagaaaaatagagaacataAGTAATCTACACTTGTGCTTCCTTTTTGGCACAACTGTACTCATTACCCTGTCTGGGCTCCTGAAAGAGGGCACAGGTGACTGGTTGTCCTTAAGTCTTTGATTTCTACTCACTGCAGCAGAATTGGGAGGAAAATGGGGGCACCTTAATCCAAAAATGGAGTCAGTGCCCTTTCATCTGTGGCTGTAGAATTCACACTGAGGAGTGCATTTTGTTGaatcattctttgaaaaaaactaCCCAGATATGATGCTGGAAACCTTCAGAAACATGAGctctacaggaaaaaaaacaggaagatcaAAGCTTTGATGATGTCTACAGTAATTCCCGGAGAAATCTCAGAAGTCAAGTGGTCTAGGACTATGAACCTAAAGAAGGTCATAGTTactgtttgaatataaaatgtttcaTACAGGCTTGTGGTTTAAGGCTTTGTCCCCAGCTTGTGGTAGTTGAACCTTTAGGCAGTAGGGCCCAGATGGAAGATGTAAGTCACTGGGGATGTGTCCTTCCGGACTATAACTTGCCCTATCCCCTTTCTGTGTTCCCTCTATGCTTCCTGCCTGTTCTGAGGTGAGATGCTTTGCTCGGCCATATATTTCCCAACATGAGGTTGAGTATCAACATGGCCAAGAAACAATATAGAAACACTATGGCTAAAAACCGCTaccaaaatatttctttcctccttttaattgTTTCTCACAGATATTTGCCACAATAACAAAATCGTGATTTACTCAGTAGCCAATTTGAGGAATCTTTATATTTCAGATAGTATCATGAATAAGAAAACCCATGCTGCGGTAAAATATGAAGACACCTGAGAAATTCTTACTTAATCCCTTTCTTTGTGCAACGTAAAATAAATCACAGTTGTGAGCAAATCTGTGGATGTAATAAATGTGGGAGAACTTTAGACATTCCAGTTTTCCAAATTCataaaagaattcacactggtaGCATCATTATGAATATAAGTGATGTTGGAAATCCTACTTGTGTTcattttccttggaaaatctgaaAAGCCTCCTTTTAGAGAGAAATCCTGTGTTTATAAGAAATGTGGAAAATCTTCAGTTTCAAGATATAATAGAACTCATAATGCTGTGAAAGCCTGTGAGTGTGAGCTATGTGGGAAATCCCTCACTCAACTCATTTCCTTTCCACAACCTAAATATCTCACAGTGGAGAGGAAACCTTATATATAATCAATGTGGGAAAGCATATTGTTGTTCAGTTCCCTCAGAAGTCATGATGATACTGAAGAGGAAGACTATGTATGTCATCAATGACAGAAACCTTGGAGTCAATCTAGTTATGTTCAAACTCATCTAAGAATTCCACAGAGAGAATGTTATGGATGTACACAATGTGAGAAAACTTTCAGTTCAAGTAACTTTCTAAGACATGTAGAAACTCACACTGTACAGAAACAGTATGTGTATAAACAATGTGGGAGAGGCTTCTATGTGTGATAGTTTTCTTTAAAtgcatgaaagaactcacactgagAGCAAACATTTATATATAAGCAATATGTGGAAGTCATCAGTTATCCAAGTTCCTATTACTAACAGGAAAGAACTCAGATTGGAGAGAAACTCAGTATGTGTAGTCAATTATGAAGAGCCATAAGTAATTCCACTTCCTTCCCCAAATGTGAAAGagtattattaaaatacattaagtTGGTGTACAAAAGcatcatgatgaaacccctcactgtgtacaatttaatatataccagtaaaaaagttaaaaatagggaaaaataacGACCAGTAATCATTTTCATGTGATCTTTCTCCCAGTCATGAAAATCCATCCTGGAGAGATCCCTCAATTCAAAGTGAGCAGGAATGTTCCCATTCATCTTGATTCAACTCATAGACACAAAAGAAGAGTGTGGAGAGAAAATTTGACTAGCAGAAAGGAGCATTTTCCCATGGGCACAAATATGATTCCAAACTGGTCAAAACTCTGTGAAAAATATAAGAGTATTCCTTGTTGTAATAAATAGTTTCAAAGTCATGTGACAATCCTTCATGTAGTGTAAGCTTATAAACCTAAGTGAAATTAGCTTGATGAATGTTAATTAGTGTAGAATGTTCCAGAAAATATACAACTTGAGGAAGATACTCTGTAGTGTATAAATACATTGTGTTTGTTAGTGGTGACTTCTTGAAATCATTGTCTCTGGTCTGTGTAGGTCTAACTTTTATTCCTGAAAATATATATTGAGATAAAATAATTCTATGAGTTTTGTTTATTCAATCATGTATCAATTTATTAGGtaatgtctttaaaaattaaattatgtaataactttttgtcctttcattttaaaatgtgttggtTGCATTGTGGTTTGAAATGTTGCTCTAATATGCcactgtatttaatttttatgtagtatTAAGTAATTGTTATTAA is a window encoding:
- the LOC141422035 gene encoding olfactory receptor 5B3-like, which produces MENRTEVTNFILLGLTSDPHLQDPLFITFLLIYVITLVGNLGMVLLILVDSHLHTPMYIFLGNLSLVDFCYSSAITPKVMAGLLMEDKVMSYNACATQMFVFTAFATVENYLLASMAYDRCAAVCKPLHYSTIMTTSVCTWLIIGCYVCGFLNACIYTVNTLSLSFCNSNVIHHFFCDVLAIMALSCSDRHANELVLINVASFNMSFALLVILVSYAIIFITILKMQSTEGHGKAVSTCASHFTAVTVFYGTMIFMYLQPSSRHSMDTDKITSVFYTMVIPMLNPVVYSLRNKEVKNAFKKIVFKAK